One genomic window of Streptomyces sp. NBC_01498 includes the following:
- a CDS encoding glycine--tRNA ligase yields the protein MAADKIDSIVNLSKRRGFVYPCSEIYGGQRAAWDYGPLGVELKENIKRQWWRYMVTSREDVVGLDSSVILASEVWEASGHVATFTDPLTECTSCHKRYRADHLEEAYEEKHGKAPANGLKDLNCPNCGNKGTFTEPKSFSGLLSTHLGPTQDSGSVAYLRPETAQGIFTNFAQVQQTSRKKPPFGIAQMGKSFRNEITPGNFIFRTREFEQMEMEFFVKPGEDETWQDYWMEQRWNWYRDLGLREENMRWFEHPKEKLSHYSKRTADIEYRFSFGGSEWGELEGVANRTDYDLTAHSKASGHDLSYFDQEAGERWTPYVIEPAAGVGRAMLAFLLDAYNEDEAPNAKGVLEKRTVMRLDPRLAPVKVAVLPLSRNPQLSPKAKGLSADLRKNWNIEFDDAGAIGRRYRRQDEIGTPFCVTVDFDTLEDDAVTVRERDTMKQERVSLSQIQGYLAERLLGC from the coding sequence GTGGCCGCCGACAAGATCGACAGCATCGTCAACCTGAGCAAGCGCCGTGGCTTCGTCTATCCGTGCAGCGAGATCTACGGCGGACAGCGTGCCGCCTGGGACTACGGGCCGCTCGGGGTGGAGCTGAAGGAGAACATCAAGCGCCAGTGGTGGCGTTACATGGTCACTTCGCGCGAGGACGTTGTCGGTCTCGACTCGTCGGTGATCCTGGCCTCCGAGGTCTGGGAGGCTTCCGGCCACGTCGCCACGTTCACCGACCCGCTCACCGAGTGCACCTCCTGCCACAAGCGTTACCGCGCCGACCACCTGGAGGAGGCGTACGAGGAGAAGCACGGCAAGGCGCCCGCCAACGGTCTGAAGGACCTCAACTGCCCCAACTGCGGCAACAAGGGCACCTTCACCGAGCCCAAGTCCTTCTCCGGTCTGCTCTCCACGCACCTCGGCCCGACGCAGGACTCCGGCTCGGTCGCGTACCTGCGCCCCGAGACCGCGCAGGGCATCTTCACCAACTTCGCCCAGGTGCAGCAGACCTCGCGCAAGAAGCCGCCGTTCGGCATCGCGCAGATGGGCAAGTCCTTCCGCAACGAGATCACGCCCGGCAACTTCATCTTCCGCACCCGTGAGTTCGAGCAGATGGAGATGGAGTTCTTCGTCAAGCCCGGCGAGGACGAGACGTGGCAGGACTACTGGATGGAGCAGCGCTGGAACTGGTACCGGGACCTGGGCCTGCGCGAGGAGAACATGCGCTGGTTCGAGCACCCGAAGGAGAAGCTCTCCCACTACTCCAAGCGCACCGCCGACATCGAGTACCGCTTCAGCTTCGGCGGTTCGGAGTGGGGCGAGCTCGAAGGCGTCGCGAACCGCACGGACTACGACCTCACCGCGCACTCCAAGGCGTCCGGCCACGACCTGTCGTACTTCGACCAGGAGGCCGGTGAGCGCTGGACCCCGTACGTCATCGAGCCCGCCGCCGGTGTCGGCCGCGCGATGCTGGCCTTCCTCCTCGACGCGTACAACGAGGACGAGGCGCCCAACGCGAAGGGCGTGCTGGAGAAGCGCACCGTGATGCGGCTCGACCCGCGCCTCGCGCCGGTCAAGGTCGCGGTGCTGCCGCTGTCGCGCAACCCGCAGCTCTCCCCGAAGGCGAAGGGGCTCTCGGCGGACCTGCGGAAGAACTGGAACATCGAGTTCGACGACGCGGGCGCGATCGGCCGCCGTTACCGCCGGCAGGACGAGATCGGTACGCCGTTCTGCGTCACCGTCGACTTCGACACCCTTGAGGACGACGCGGTGACCGTGCGCGAGCGCGACACCATGAAGCAGGAGCGCGTCTCGCTGAGCCAGATCCAGGGCTATCTCGCCGAGCGTCTGCTCGGCTGCTGA
- a CDS encoding DUF6243 family protein: MAKGRNNLLGVGGQRKKLSRDDKQGNGPARNADRKAAEDKKQELVRKMRERATGAPSEDGAADSADDTAGTTDGASGTADAQS; this comes from the coding sequence GTGGCAAAAGGCCGCAACAACCTTCTCGGCGTGGGCGGACAGCGCAAGAAACTGTCCCGCGACGACAAACAGGGCAACGGCCCCGCTCGGAACGCCGACCGCAAGGCCGCCGAGGACAAGAAGCAGGAGCTCGTGCGGAAGATGCGCGAGCGGGCGACCGGGGCACCCTCCGAGGACGGCGCCGCCGACTCGGCGGACGACACCGCCGGCACGACGGACGGCGCTTCCGGCACGGCGGACGCCCAGTCCTGA
- a CDS encoding MFS transporter, with product MPAPQPTPPPEPPGKPSQERSPGPSQELSKKSGREDGRERGREGAGPELDRHRQLVILGTCCMSLLIVSLDNTVLNVALPSIQRDLHTTVAGIQWTIDAYTLVIASLLMLAGSTADRIGRRRVFKTGLVIFTLGSLLSSLAPSLELLVVFRMLQAIGGSMLNPVALSIVTNTFTDPRERARAIGLWGAVVGVSMAAGPLIGGVLVETVGWRAIFWINIPVGITAYVLTRRYVPESRAAKPRRVDPVGQLLVMAALGSLTYAIIEAPTSGWTSPLILTFAGVAVCAVTGLVLYEPRRSEPLIDLRFFRSAPFSGATVIAVCAFGALGGFLFMNTLYLQNVRDLSALDAGLYILPMAALSLVCAPLSGRLVGARGPRVPLAVAGTALGASGLMFALLEAETHLGLLFTGYVLFGIGFGMVNAPITNTAVAGMPLSQAGVAAAVASTSRQIGQTLGVAVIGAVLAAGAASPTRRGTIDNAAFADASRPAWWIIAGLGGCVLAVGVLTSGEWARGTARRNAARLEPSALPGSSGAQA from the coding sequence ATGCCAGCTCCCCAGCCCACGCCCCCGCCGGAGCCGCCGGGGAAGCCGTCTCAGGAGCGGTCACCGGGGCCGTCTCAGGAGCTGTCGAAGAAGTCCGGGCGGGAGGACGGGCGGGAACGCGGGCGGGAGGGGGCCGGGCCGGAGCTCGACCGGCACCGGCAGCTGGTGATCCTGGGCACCTGCTGCATGAGCCTGCTGATCGTCAGCCTCGACAACACCGTCCTCAACGTGGCGCTGCCGTCGATCCAGAGGGACCTGCACACCACGGTCGCCGGTATCCAGTGGACCATCGACGCGTACACCCTGGTCATCGCCTCCCTGTTGATGCTCGCGGGCTCCACGGCCGACCGGATCGGCCGGCGGCGGGTCTTCAAGACCGGGCTGGTGATCTTCACGCTCGGTTCGCTGCTGTCCTCGCTGGCGCCGAGCCTGGAGCTGCTCGTCGTGTTCCGGATGCTCCAGGCGATCGGCGGCTCGATGCTCAACCCGGTCGCCCTGTCGATCGTCACCAACACCTTCACCGACCCCCGGGAACGTGCCCGCGCGATCGGGCTGTGGGGAGCGGTCGTCGGTGTGTCGATGGCGGCCGGGCCCCTGATCGGCGGGGTGCTGGTGGAGACGGTCGGCTGGCGCGCGATCTTCTGGATCAACATCCCGGTCGGGATCACCGCGTACGTGCTGACCCGCCGGTACGTCCCCGAGTCCCGCGCCGCCAAGCCGCGCCGGGTCGACCCCGTCGGCCAGCTGCTGGTGATGGCCGCCCTCGGCTCGCTGACGTACGCGATCATCGAGGCGCCCACGTCCGGCTGGACGTCGCCGCTGATCCTGACCTTCGCGGGGGTCGCGGTGTGCGCGGTGACCGGGCTGGTGCTGTACGAGCCGAGGCGCTCCGAGCCGCTGATCGACCTGCGCTTCTTCCGCAGCGCGCCGTTCAGCGGGGCGACCGTCATCGCCGTATGCGCGTTCGGCGCCCTCGGCGGCTTCCTGTTCATGAACACGCTCTACCTCCAGAACGTGCGGGATCTCTCCGCCCTGGACGCCGGGCTCTACATCCTGCCGATGGCGGCGCTCTCCCTGGTCTGCGCGCCGCTGTCGGGGCGGCTGGTCGGCGCGCGCGGGCCGCGTGTCCCGCTGGCGGTCGCGGGCACGGCCCTCGGCGCGAGCGGGCTGATGTTCGCGCTTCTCGAGGCGGAGACGCATCTGGGGCTGCTGTTCACCGGCTACGTGCTGTTCGGCATCGGTTTCGGCATGGTGAACGCGCCGATCACCAACACGGCGGTGGCGGGGATGCCGCTGTCGCAGGCCGGGGTGGCCGCCGCCGTGGCGTCGACCAGCCGGCAGATCGGGCAGACGCTGGGGGTCGCGGTGATCGGGGCGGTGCTGGCGGCGGGCGCCGCGTCACCGACGCGCCGGGGCACGATCGACAACGCGGCCTTCGCGGACGCGAGCCGCCCCGCGTGGTGGATCATCGCCGGGCTCGGGGGATGCGTACTGGCGGTGGGTGTGCTGACGAGCGGGGAGTGGGCGCGCGGGACGGCGCGCCGCAACGCGGCCCGGCTGGAGCCGTCGGCGCTGCCGGGCTCCTCCGGCGCGCAAGCCTGA
- the dusB gene encoding tRNA dihydrouridine synthase DusB, with the protein MRDNGRMTAPLAPSPAVPGTLAVGPYSVRPPVVLAPMAGITNAPFRTLCREFSGGKGLFVSEMITTRALVERNEKTMQLIRFDATETPRSIQLYGVDPVTVGKAVRMIADEGLADHIDLNFGCPVPKVTRKGGGSALPYKRPLLRAILHEAVSNAGELPVTMKMRKGIDDGHLTYLDAGRIAVEEGVTAIALHGRTAAQHYGGTADWEAIARLKEHVPEIPVLGNGDIWSADDALRMVRETGCDGVVVGRGCLGRPWIFGDLVAAFEGTGELARPALREVAGVMRRHAELLGEWIGDEARGVIDFRKHVAWYLKGFSVGSEMRKKLAITSSLAELDALLGELDLDQPWPDGADGPRGRTSGNNRVVLPDGWLNDPYDCAGVGTDAELDTSGG; encoded by the coding sequence ATGCGCGACAATGGACGGATGACCGCTCCGCTCGCCCCGTCCCCCGCCGTGCCCGGCACCCTCGCCGTCGGCCCGTACTCCGTCCGGCCGCCCGTCGTTCTCGCGCCGATGGCCGGGATCACCAACGCGCCGTTCCGGACGCTGTGCCGGGAGTTCTCCGGCGGCAAGGGGCTGTTCGTCAGCGAGATGATCACCACGCGGGCGCTGGTCGAGCGCAACGAGAAGACGATGCAGCTGATCCGCTTCGACGCGACCGAGACCCCGCGCTCGATCCAGCTGTACGGGGTCGACCCGGTCACCGTCGGCAAGGCCGTCCGGATGATCGCGGACGAGGGCCTGGCCGACCACATCGACCTGAACTTCGGCTGCCCCGTCCCCAAGGTCACCCGCAAGGGCGGCGGCTCGGCCCTCCCGTACAAACGCCCCCTGCTGCGGGCGATCCTGCACGAGGCCGTGTCGAACGCCGGGGAGCTGCCGGTCACCATGAAGATGCGCAAGGGCATCGACGACGGCCATCTCACCTACCTCGACGCCGGCCGCATCGCCGTCGAGGAGGGGGTGACGGCGATCGCCCTGCACGGCCGGACAGCCGCCCAGCACTACGGCGGTACGGCCGACTGGGAGGCCATCGCCCGCCTCAAGGAACACGTCCCCGAGATCCCCGTCCTCGGCAACGGCGACATCTGGTCGGCGGACGACGCCCTGCGGATGGTCCGCGAGACCGGCTGCGACGGTGTGGTCGTCGGGCGCGGCTGTCTCGGCCGCCCGTGGATCTTCGGCGATCTCGTGGCGGCGTTCGAGGGTACGGGGGAGCTGGCCCGGCCCGCGCTGCGCGAGGTCGCCGGGGTGATGCGGCGCCACGCGGAGCTGCTGGGGGAGTGGATCGGGGACGAGGCGCGCGGGGTGATCGACTTCCGCAAGCATGTCGCCTGGTACCTGAAGGGCTTCTCCGTCGGCTCCGAGATGCGCAAGAAGCTCGCGATCACCTCCTCGCTCGCCGAACTCGACGCGCTGCTAGGCGAGTTGGACCTGGACCAGCCGTGGCCGGACGGCGCCGACGGGCCGCGCGGGCGGACCTCGGGCAACAACCGGGTGGTCCTGCCGGACGGCTGGCTGAACGACCCGTACGACTGCGCGGGCGTCGGCACCGACGCGGAACTGGACACGTCCGGCGGCTGA
- a CDS encoding SDR family NAD(P)-dependent oxidoreductase has product MNTNENTVALITGGNRGLGRATALALAESGTDVILT; this is encoded by the coding sequence ATGAACACCAACGAGAACACCGTCGCCCTGATCACCGGCGGGAACCGGGGACTCGGCCGGGCCACCGCACTCGCGCTGGCCGAATCCGGCACCGACGTCATCCTCACCTAG